TTTTATTATTTTGATATTGATTGGATGCATCTTTTGGACTATGTCATTCTTGGCAAGACAGAGCTCTGGCATAATTTCAATATCCTAATGCAGTATCTGACATTTCCTTGGGTTGGTCATCTGTCCATGCCTGATTTTCCATCGTCGGAGAGTGGGCTTAAGCATTTCCATGATGTGAAGTGGCTCTTTCATTTGGTACAGGGGCTTGTTATTCTACTAGCTTATCCAGCAGTAAGCTCTCTTTGGCGTAATGTGAAGAAAGGGACCTTTGGTCTTTACGTTAAACTTTATATGAGTCTAGCACTCTTGCCGGTCCTTATTGGGGTTGTGGGGCTTTTTCTCGGATTTGATGAGTTTTTTACGCTCTTTCATGAAGCACTCTTTCCTGGGGATAGCAGTTGGCTCTTTAATCCAATCTTGGACCCGATTATCAACGTTTTGCCAGAAGAGTATTTCCTTCAGTGTTTTGTCATTTTCTTTCTTGTCTATGAGGGAATCATGGTGAGTTTGACTTGGTTGGCCCGTAAGCAACTTAAAATGTATTTGAAAAATAAGGAGTAGTTATGTCTATTCGTGATAACCATTTGCATACCCATCATTCTTATGATTCGGATGCGAACTTTACTGACTATTTGACGCATTTTGATGGGGAGATTGTAACGACTGAGCATTATGATCTCTCTAATCCTTATACCAAACAGGATGATGTGCCCGAGTACGAGGCCTATAGTCGTGAGATTGAAAGTCTTAACCGTAAGTATGGCAATCGTATAAAACGTGGTATCGAGATTGGTTATTACCAGCCTAGGGAGAGGGATATTTTAGACTTTCTGGATGGTAAGGACTATGATCTCAAACTTTTATCTGTTCACCATAATGGGGTCAATGATTATCTTGATGATGAGGTAGCTGATATGGATAAGGCAAGCATTATTCAAGAATATCTGGACAAGTTGGAGTACGCTATTGGTCGTGTGGACGCAGATGTTTTGGCCCACTTTGACTATGGTTTTCGCCTGTTTGACGTGACTGTTGATGAGCTAAAAGCTTATGAAGAACAGCTCAAACGTATTTTCCAGAAAATGATTGCTAATGATTTGGCTTTTGAGCTGAATGCAAAGAGTATGTACCTCTATCATCACGAAGACCTCTACCGTTATGCCCTAGGTCTTGTTAAGGATTTGGGATGTCGCAAGTATTCTATTGGGTCTGATGGTCATAAATTAGAGCATTTCCGTCTGAACTTTGATAAGATTCAAGAGCTCTTGAGAGAATTTGGCATTACTGAAGATATGATTATATAGCAAAGACAGCTTCAACTGAAGCTGTCTTTTTCTTAAGGAAAGCTTAAAGAAAAGGCGTTGTTGTGGGAATTATAGAAGATTTTAAGCTTTGCTTGTTATGCTAATGTCAAGCAAAAGGAACTTATGGTTTCTATCTTATCTTTCAAAATTGGAGGTCTTCTATGAAATTTCTCAAAAGGCATGCCTATGCCTTACTCTTTACCCTTTTTCTGATGGGGGCAAATGTTTACTCTCTCTTAAAGGTCTTTGTCATTCCCTCAGCGGTCTCAACGGTTTCGGCCAATACGACTAGTTCAACCACAGCGTCGTCGACGGCATCTACTAGCACTGGTAAGGTGACTAAGACGGATACGACTTATAAAGATGACAATATGGATATCAAAATCACAACAGGTAAAACCAGTGATACCACTTACTATGTGGCAGATATCCAGCTTTCGAGTGCAGATTACCTTAAAACGGCTTTGGCACAAAATACCTATGGGACCAACATCACTGACACTACTTCAAGTATTGCCCAGCAAAACAATGCAATCTTTGCCATCAATGGTGACTATTATGGCGCTAATCAGTCGGGTTATGTGATTAAAAATGGTCAAGTCTATCGTGATACTGATCGAAACAGTGACTACGAGGACCTTGCAGTCTACTCAGATGGTAGCTTCAAGACCTTTAAGGAGAGCGATACAACGGCTCAAAAATTGGTCGATTCAGGTGTGGTCAATACCTTTGCCTTTGGTCCAACCTTAGTTGAAAATGACAAGATAGCTGTATCGGAAAATGAAGAGGTTGGTCAAGCCATGGCCGACAATCCACGTACAGCCATCGGAGTCATCGAAGAGAGTGATGGCAGTGTGCACTATATTGTCATTGTCTCTGATGGTCGTACCAGTGAATCGTCAGGGTTGACCCTCTATGAAATGGCAGAGTTGATGAAATCCTATGGCGTGACGACAGCTTATAACCTTGACGGTGGTGGCTCATCTACTATGTACTTCAATGGTCAAGTCATTAATAAGCCAACCACAAACGGAAACAAAATTTCAGAAAGGGCGGTGAGCGATATTGTTTACATCGGTTACTAAAAAATCAGCCAGCAAACACTTTTTCACTTACATTGCTTTAACTATTTTTAGCCTTCTATTTACCTTTGTCTATGAACGTTTCTCTTACGGGGAATCATCCATGTTTATGCGTATGATGTTTTTAGCCCCATTGGCTGGAGCACTTATCTATCTGCTAACAGGAGTGGGAATGTCTTGGGTGAAAACACGTCTTTCAAAACTACTCTTTAATTCGTCTATTGCAGTTGTTGCTAGTGCCTGCTTGGTTAAGGGAATCGTTGAGGTTTCAGGTCGTACAACTAGCGTGGATATGCCTTATTGGTATGTTGCTGTAGGGCTGCTTTGTTTGAGTATTATGACAGGATTTATCAGACCTAGAAAATTGGCTTAAAATAAGAGCTTGGAGCTGTGCTTCAGGCTTTTTGTCTTGCATTGAAAAAATATTTAGGATAAATATACAAATCATAAAATGAAGAAATTATTTTAAATGAGGAATTTGCTTAAAGACATTTTCATAAAAAATTACTGAGCCTGTTTTTTTTGTGATAGGAATTTAGATAGAACGAGACTGTCTATAGTGATGGAAGTGCCTGAATCTATCGTGTTTCCGGCGCTAGGGATTTTTGAGACATGAGGTTCAAAACTTAGGCATGGAACTTTTGGATGGCTAGAATTATCCACAGAATCATTTCACCCGCGTCCGCCATCACCTAAGGAAAGTCTCAAAAGGTTTGTTACTGCTATTAAATATACATGATTTTCAACTTTTTATAAAAATATACAAAAAAGACTTGCTTTGTTCTGAATTTTCAGGTAAAATAAACTAAAATCTAAATCGTTGATAGAAAAAGTCAGATCGTTTCACAGAGAATGCGGGAAGCTGAGAACGCATGAGATCAAAGACGACACATTCTTGAGAGCGTATGCGAACTCTGGATGACAGTAGTGTACGACGGGTGGTTCCGTTAGAGACTGGGAGTTACAAGTGAGTCTTTGTGACTTCATGAGGAAGAGGGGGTGACCCCTGTTCGAATTAAGGTGGAACCACGTGCCAACGTCCTTGCAAAAGTTGTTTTTGCGAGGGCGTTTTTTGTTACCCTTGCTTTTAGTATTTGTAGCTAGCGGTACACTTGGTCGGAGTTGAACAGAAAGGATAAACTATGGAAATCAAAGGATTACGAAAGATTGAACCCTATGTGGCAGGTAGTCAGCCTGCTGAAAAAAATATCATTAAGTTGAATACTAATGAAAATGCCTATGGACCAAGTCCAGCGGTCCATCAAGCTTTAGCATCCTTTGATGCCCATCAGTTACGTAAGTATTCGACTTTGGATCAAGCGGCTTTACGTCAAGCCTTATCTGAACAGCTAGGTGTTCCTGCCGATCAAGTGATTATTGGAAATGGGTCAGACGATATTTTGTCAATGGCTTTCCTAGCTTTCTTTAATAGCGAGGAAGACGTTTTGTTTCCAGACTTGACCTATGGATTTTACAAGGTTTGGGCAGATTTGTATCGCATCCCATTTAGAGAAGTGCCCTTGAACTCTTCATTTGAGATTGATACTCAAGATTATCTGGTTGAAAATGGTGGGATTGTCCTTACTAACCCAAATGCGCCAACAGGTATTTATAAACCTCTCGATCAAATTGAGAAAATCGTAAAGGCCAATCAGTCAGTAGTTGTGATTATTGACGAAGCCTATATTAACTTTGGTGGGGAGACTGCCCTACCTCTTCTAGAAAAGTATGACAATGTGTTTATCACAAGGACCTTTTCTAAGGACGCCTCACTTGCAGGCTTGCGTGTCGGCTATGGCATCGGAAGTCCAAAGCTAATGGCTGTGATCAATGCCGTCAAGAATTCAGTCAATCCCTATAGTGTGGATAGCATTGCGGAAGTCTTGGCGACTGCAGCCGTTCAGTCTTGGAATTATTATGAAGATAGCTGCGCTAAGATTATGGCCACACGTGACTGGTTTAGCCAAGAATTGAAAGCTATTGGCTTTGATGTTCTTCCTTCAAAAACCAATTTTGTTTTGGTCAAACCGCACGGAGTGACTGCAGGCCAATTGTTTGACTATCTCCAAAGTAAGAAAATTTATGTCCGATATTTTCCAAAAGTGGAGCGTATTTCAGACAGACTACGCATCTCTATTGGAACTCAGGATGAGATGGAGCGCGTACTAATGACAATACAGGAGTTACAAGCATGAAAAAAAACGACATTAGCCTTAGGAATGCACGATAAACTTTTCAAACGTGCCCGTACCATGTATCAGATTGAGCATCGTATCTGTGACTTGTTGATGACAAAGGGTTTCCTTCGAATTGAGACACCAACCCTAGAGCATTTCGAAGTCTTTAGCGATGTTGTGGACAATGGTAACTACAATTTCTTTGATAAAAATGGAGATCTTGTTAGCCTACGTCCTGATATTACCAGCCAAATTGGGCGCGTGATTGCTTCGACACAAGTTCATACACCGATTAAATTTTCTTACTCTGGAAAAGTCTTTAACTACAATGAGGAGATGCGTGGCCTATCCAATGAGCATACGCAGGCTGGTATTGAGATTATAGGATTCCCTGTTCACCAGGCCATGGAAGAAGCTGTAATATCTGCTAAAGAGGCTCTGGATGCTGCCGGTGTCAAAAATTACAAGTTTGAGTTTTCACATGCTCGCCTCTTGCAACTCATTTTTGAAGAATTAGA
Above is a window of Streptococcus salivarius DNA encoding:
- a CDS encoding TIGR01906 family membrane protein, coding for MRTKIEAVLTPIWLLALSILVTIYLAWGFYYFDIDWMHLLDYVILGKTELWHNFNILMQYLTFPWVGHLSMPDFPSSESGLKHFHDVKWLFHLVQGLVILLAYPAVSSLWRNVKKGTFGLYVKLYMSLALLPVLIGVVGLFLGFDEFFTLFHEALFPGDSSWLFNPILDPIINVLPEEYFLQCFVIFFLVYEGIMVSLTWLARKQLKMYLKNKE
- a CDS encoding PHP domain-containing protein; translated protein: MRDNHLHTHHSYDSDANFTDYLTHFDGEIVTTEHYDLSNPYTKQDDVPEYEAYSREIESLNRKYGNRIKRGIEIGYYQPRERDILDFLDGKDYDLKLLSVHHNGVNDYLDDEVADMDKASIIQEYLDKLEYAIGRVDADVLAHFDYGFRLFDVTVDELKAYEEQLKRIFQKMIANDLAFELNAKSMYLYHHEDLYRYALGLVKDLGCRKYSIGSDGHKLEHFRLNFDKIQELLREFGITEDMII
- a CDS encoding phosphodiester glycosidase family protein gives rise to the protein MKFLKRHAYALLFTLFLMGANVYSLLKVFVIPSAVSTVSANTTSSTTASSTASTSTGKVTKTDTTYKDDNMDIKITTGKTSDTTYYVADIQLSSADYLKTALAQNTYGTNITDTTSSIAQQNNAIFAINGDYYGANQSGYVIKNGQVYRDTDRNSDYEDLAVYSDGSFKTFKESDTTAQKLVDSGVVNTFAFGPTLVENDKIAVSENEEVGQAMADNPRTAIGVIEESDGSVHYIVIVSDGRTSESSGLTLYEMAELMKSYGVTTAYNLDGGGSSTMYFNGQVINKPTTNGNKISERAVSDIVYIGY
- the hisC gene encoding histidinol-phosphate transaminase, coding for MEIKGLRKIEPYVAGSQPAEKNIIKLNTNENAYGPSPAVHQALASFDAHQLRKYSTLDQAALRQALSEQLGVPADQVIIGNGSDDILSMAFLAFFNSEEDVLFPDLTYGFYKVWADLYRIPFREVPLNSSFEIDTQDYLVENGGIVLTNPNAPTGIYKPLDQIEKIVKANQSVVVIIDEAYINFGGETALPLLEKYDNVFITRTFSKDASLAGLRVGYGIGSPKLMAVINAVKNSVNPYSVDSIAEVLATAAVQSWNYYEDSCAKIMATRDWFSQELKAIGFDVLPSKTNFVLVKPHGVTAGQLFDYLQSKKIYVRYFPKVERISDRLRISIGTQDEMERVLMTIQELQA
- a CDS encoding ATP phosphoribosyltransferase regulatory subunit, with the translated sequence MHDKLFKRARTMYQIEHRICDLLMTKGFLRIETPTLEHFEVFSDVVDNGNYNFFDKNGDLVSLRPDITSQIGRVIASTQVHTPIKFSYSGKVFNYNEEMRGLSNEHTQAGIEIIGFPVHQAMEEAVISAKEALDAAGVKNYKFEFSHARLLQLIFEELDLPAVKEAELAAYIRDKSITGLKEFTKENPSQYDKVLEQLPFLFGETKDVLTKARQLTDSEAFLTALDSLEVLTNRLADSLPETTLDLAQLPAVLYYTGMMFKVFGDKVPDAFVSGGRYDKLFERFGATELTAVGWAIDVDSVYQAVHDDVEFGGDLDD